The following nucleotide sequence is from Pelagibaculum spongiae.
TAACGCGGCGTCTTTGAAATAGTTGTGGTAACCATCACGAGTGAATATTCCCGGAATTCCCTTAGTGATCGGTTCACCACTATCACGACTAAAGATTAACTGTGCATCGGCACCAATTAATTCTTCAACGTTGAACTCAGGAAGTGCCAGTGCTTCTGGTGTCAGTTGAATGCGGCTAAACGCACGCTCTGCCAAAGGAACCTGTTGCTGAACTTTTCGAACATTGTCGATTAGTTTGTCGTCTTGTTCGATATTCAATTTTAGCGGGCCATTGGCGGCCAGAGCAGCGACGTGTTGATTGAGAATTTGTTGTTGCTCGCGGCTGTATTCACGAGGAATACCCTGTTTCCAGCTTTGCTCCAGAAAGCGAGCCAATGACTCACCGTCGTAGTTCTCATCGCTATTTAATGTCAGATAGGTTTTTAGCGCTTCATATTGTTGGTCACTGCGAAGGCTTGGTGTTTTAAGTATTTGTTCAACCTGCAATGACAAACGAGGCAAAAAAGCACTCTTAAGTAAGCGAACATAAGCGTCTGATGCAGCTTCGCCTAATTTGGTATCTTGAGCTAACCCCAAGCCACGTGAGAAGGGTACGTCATGATCAAGGTTGGCATATCCAGAGCTTAAATTTCTCGCCTTGTTAAGCATTGGCAAAGTAGCGGTTAACTTACTTTGTTCTGGGCGTAACCGATCGACTTGAGTTTCAAGGTCGAGCACTTCGTTACCGACTTGCTGAACATAATCACCGTTGTTGCCGTAGCTCATGATCCAAAAGCCAATCGACAAAACTATAGTAGCCGCGGTTGCGATGTAAGAGCCTTTCTGCAACTGGGCACGCCGCCTTTCTACTTTGGCATTACTGCCAACTAATGATGCTTCTGGGAAGATCACACGACGGAAAAGGTTGGTAATAAAATAACTGCGCTCGGGAACGTCCTGACTTCGAGTTTCTTGTTGTTCCAAGCCCATGCTTCGAGCCATGCTGCCCATCATACGACTGATTGGCGTGCCTTCCTGAGTGCCACTAGTGAAGTAAACACCACGTAACATGGCGGTTTCTTGAAACTTATTGGCTGCAAAAACTGCACGTAAGAAAGGCTCAAGGCGTATACGCAAGGTATCCATCTGGTTTGGGAAATTAAATACCAAACCACGGCGGTGCATGCTGCGCTCCTGATTCAAACGATTCAACATTCTACTGTTGAGGCGCTCCATCAGTTGATCGAAGGATTTTTGGAAGTGCTCAACAGGACTTGTTTCAGTACCTTCTTCCATTGGAAGGGTCAGGCCCAATACCTGCTCGCGGTCTTCTTGGCCAAGGTCATCAAAAAACTCGGTGAAACCAGCGACCAAATCGCATTTGGTTAGCAACACATAAACCGGAAAGCGAATACCGAAGTGCTCGTAAAGCTCTTTAATTCGGGTACGAATTGAGTTTACGTGGCGATTTAGATTGGCCTCATCAGATTGCATTAAATCTGCTAGAGACAATGAGACCATTACACCGTTCACAGGGCGACGGCGGCGATGCTTTTTAAGCAGAGTTAAAAAACCTTTCCATGCTGCGCTATCTGCTTCGGAGTTACTATCTTGGGTAACATAGCGACCGGCAGTATCAAGAAGTACAGCATCATCGGTAAACCACCAATCACAATTTCGAGTACCACCGATACCGCGAATAGATTGCTGCCCAGTTTCTTCTGCTAAAGGAAAATTTAATCCTGAAGATGCAAGAGAGGTAGTTTTACCACTGCCAGGAGGACCAATGATAATATATAAAGGCAAATCAACTAGGCTTTTTCCACCTTTCCGGCTGTGCTTTTTTAATACCGCAATACCTTCAGAGAAGCGTTCTTTTAATACAGAAACTTCATCGTCAGAGATGCTTTTTTTATCATTGGTAGGTGCTGGTTGTTGCATCAAACCTTGTTCAATTTCCTGATCTTGTTTTTTCTGCCTAGCCATTTTCCAAATAATATAAAGCAGCCAAATTAAAACAAAAACAAAAATAACAACAAGACGAGCTGTAACACTTCCTAGCGGGGTTGAGCCACCAATAGAAATTAACGGGCCACCAAACCACACGATAGCACCGAACATAAACAGGCCGAGAACAGAGATAATGATTCGTTGTTTTAAAAAACCAATCATCCTCTGGAAAAATTGTTTAATCATACATGTTCCAGGTAATCGTGTTTATTCGGGAAGAATCCGGATTTCAATCCGCTGGTTAAGATGTCGCCCATCTGCAGTATTACTACTAGCTAAAGGCTCCTCATCAGCAAGCCCAAGACTTGAAAAGCGCTCATTTTGTCCAGTTACTTTAATAAATAATTGTTGTAAAGCTATTGCCTGAGATTCACTAAGTGCCAACATATCTTTAGGATTGGAGACCTTGTCTGATGCGCTGGTATGTGCCGCTACTAACAAGTTACCAGGTAAAGATTTCATCATATTGGCTAGATCGAGCAACCATGGAACTTGCGCACCATCAATCTCGGCGGATTCACCATTGAATACTTCAGCAGAAGGAATTAATAAACGCACCTGTCCATTGACTTGTTTTACACTAAGTTGCTTCTTATCTAGCAAGTCACCTAATCCAGACTGAATAATATCAATCAAAGCGCTAGATGAAGGCAAGCCAGATGATCTTTGAATAACGGGTGGCGGTAAATTTCTTCCGACTAAAGATAATTGATTAACTAAAGGGTCAGAATTGGAACCAGCGAGGAAACCGAAAATTGTATAAAGCAGTAGTAATACACCACCACCTGCAACACCGACTACCCATAAAGGAATGTATTTAGTTAATTGGCTGCCACTATCAGTATTGCCTTTCCATTGTGGAGATAATTCTTTTTCAAACTCCCCGCGCTGCTTGCGAACTGATTGAAATAGCTGCTCTCGGAGAATGGTTAATTGTTCTAATCCTCGAGGTAAAACTCGATATTTTCCTTCAAAACCAAAGCTGATGCAGCTGAACAATAATTCTAACAAGTGCAGGTTAGTTCTTGGGTCTTGCTGCAACCGATCCAGAATTAAAAAGAATTTTTCGCCACCTGATGCTTCATTATGAAAACTGCTCAACAAAGTCTGTAGCGGCCAATTACTACTGCTTCCCCATGGTGTGGAAAGTACTGCTTCATCAATTAAGGTACACATACAGTAGCGAGCAGTGAGAATTTGTTCTGGGGGACAATTCTTTGCTTTGGCCGCTTCTTCAAATTGTTTAATTTGTTGAATTGTCTGTCCTTGGAGCTGCGGAACATTACTATGCTGAACCGTGGCTCTTATTTGATATGACAGAGTTAAAAGTGGTGCTGCTGCGGCTACCAGAGGATTGACACTAATTTCTGCAATTTGAATGTCATCACCATCCTGTGTGGGGAGGCTGGAAGTTGCTCTGAGAGGCTGCTGCTGGAAGTTTCCATTGCTAGAATTGGTAGCCTGCCCACCGCCGGGGGTGGGTTTAAGCAAGGATGAATCAGGGTTATTGTTTTCGTCAGAAGTCATGCTGCATTATCCCCTGATTGCCCAGAATTCCATTTCAAGACCAGGAAATTCACCGCCAAGATGCATTGCACAGTTTCCTGATGCTTTGAGGCCTTGCCAAAAATCATTATTCTTATCCAATTCAAAATAGACAAAGCCACTATGGTAGGGGATTTGTCGTGGTGCTACAGGTAATGGACTAATTGGAATGCCTGGTAGCTGGACATTAACCAATTCACGAATCTGTTCTACTGAACCGATTTTAATTTGTAACGGAATGCGGCGTCGAATATCTTCTGCGCTGATATCTGCTTTCACTGCTAAAACAAAACTAGCACTATCAAGCAATGAAAGATCTGCAATAGTTCCCACTTTAATACCGAAACGTTTTTCCTGAATTTTAATTGAAACAGCAGTTTGTTCCATCACCATGCTGAGCTGATCTCGTAGAATGGCGGATACTTCAGAAAAACAATCAGAAAGTTTGTTGTGTTTATAAGCAGGTAGTTCAGGTGTCATTTTGTTTCCAGCAGCAAAACTGGATAATTCACCAATAAGAGAAATCAAGAACCGATAAAATTCTTCAGGATGTACTGCTGGCAACTGCTGCAAATGACGAATCACAGGAAGGCTTCTATTGACGACTTGTAAAAATAAAAAGTCTGCTATTTCTGCGGTGCCACCACGGCCACTACCGGATACGCGTGCGGCTAATGCGTTGGCCCTTTGCGTTAATAATCCATTAAGCTCACTTAATTGGCTTACTAGCACTTCTGAAGCTTGGCAATGGATGGCAGTAGGGATGAAACTTTTTTCCAAAGAAATAGATTCGTCAGCTTTTCGTTCGATGATTTTGCAAATCGGCAGGCAATTAAAATCATCTTTTTGCTGGTTTTCTAACATGAGGCTGGTTTTCAGGCTACCAACCTGAATATCAGCCATTCTAGTAGAATTGGCTGTATTGTCTCTTGCTTCAACTATTTTAGCTTTGTATCGAGCCATTACGGCAGAATGATCATCTGCAACGTCAATTTCTGAAATGCCAGGTTTACGAAATGGCAGGCATAAGTAAACCTCTTGGTCCCTAGTGTTTTCAGTAATTTCAATGGGTGATGGTGGTTCGTGATCTTCAGGAATCCGAAAAACGGTTCCGTCAGGGAAAACCCCTATGGCTTCGGTAATTGCAATCTTTCCCATTTCCAGCTGGCGTTGATCCAGACTAAAAGAGCTAAAACCCCAGGAGTATGCCCTGAGGTTTTTTACTCTGCCTTCAATGAAGGCTTCCAGAAATCTGTCCTGCTGCTGGAAGTGCTGAGGCCGAAGAAAAGTCCCCTCGAGCCATGCGACTTTATTGTTCCAGGACATGCTACTCCCCAGGTGAGTTAGTCACCGATAGATACAGATAATTTATCTAATTTAATAGTAAAGCTGCCGCTTAAAAGGCCGCCCAGATCTTTAAGTGGGCGAATATCGCGCCACTTAGCACGTTGAATATCTCTAAAAGATGCAACAACGCCAATGTACTTAGTTTTTTCATTTAAGGGAGCTTCGTAATCCAGCTCTGTGCCGGGTTGTAGCTCTACTTCTTCAATCAATAGCAAATCTCCGCCAAGAGAAGATCCGCCATCATCGATCAGCTGGAAAAAATCCTGGTTCTCAAATTCTTCTGGGGCTTGCAAGTGATAGATTTGCACTACGATTGGAGACGGTTTTCCTGAGCGGTTTGGGTTGACATCACCACTAGCAGAAATGTTGGCGCGTACGTATGAATCACCACATCCAGTGAGAAGGGTTACTGCTAAAATAAGTGTCAAAGAAAATTGCCTGAACATGATTCATTCCTGTGTGAAAGTCGGCCGCAGCCAATTTAGTCGAGCAAAACGCGATAGCTTATTTATTTCTTCTGGCAAGGTCATCGTATGCTCTGTTAAATGCTTCTGCGAAGTGGTTTTGGAATGCTTCTGTACCATCTTTGCTCAACTGAGTGTAGTACGCTTTATAGCTATCCCAATAACGTCTCTTCTTTCCAAGTGCCAGATCTGTGATATTGCTCTTGGCTGTTTTTTCAAATTCTTTTTCCAGAACGTCTGGTGACTGACTTTTGATGTACTCACTGAAGGCAAGTTGCATTGCTTCAGGAAGAATTTTTTGATGAGTTGCCAGGTTTAAGCTGCTTTCATTGATAGCTAATTCAGGTGTTTGATTAGTTTTTTTTATTAACAGATTAAACAAGGCATCGCTGCCATCTAGAGATTGGCTAAATATATTGCTTTGATTGGTTGCTTGCTGCATGCGTAATTGTTTTTGTAGCTGGTCCATAGCAGATAAATTATCCAATAATCCTTGAAGGCTAGACTTAAGTAACAAGGCAATGGATTTTAAAGCATGTTCTGGTTCTAGCATGGAGACTAGGTTTACATCTAAACCTGCCAATTCAAAAATTCTACGACACGCTAAAAGGTTGAAGTCGCCGCTTTGAGCAACAGGAGCCGCTTGCTGAGGTGCTGCTAATGGTATGGCACTAGCCGGCTGAATTTGTTCTGGAATGCTGGCTTCAGCAGAAGGCGTTTCAACTGCGAATGGCTCGTCTCCTAAACCATCATCATCCAAGTTATGCCAGTCTTCAGGGATAAATCCACCCCCTTGGATAGGTTGACTAAGAGGACTAATGGATTCAGCTTGAAACTGCTCACTGATATTGGGCTCTGGAGTAGAAAACGGCTCGGCAGCAGCTGAGTTATCACTAATTCCCAATAGTTCTAAAGGATCTAAACTTTTTGGTGCTTCACCGTCTAGGTGATGGGTGTTTTCTGGGATAGTGGGCACGACTGTTTCTTCTACTTCAGGAGTTTCGGGAATAACAGGTTCTGTTGGTAATTCTGATTCAGGTTTGTCTTCCATTTCATGAACCTCCTCAAACTGTTTTTCTGCTTCTGCAATTAATTTATTGGCTTCGTCGGTCATTTTTTTTGCTTCTGCTTTTCTCTCGTCTAACTTAGCAACCATTGTTTCGAGTGTTTCATCATGAATTGCAGCCAAAGCTTGGTATGGCCCAATACTCAGGTAGTCACCATTTCTGAGTTCTACTTTGTCACCGAAAGCAATCTCATCATGCTGCTCCATTAAAACGTCTGTTCTTTTTATCGTAGATAGATTATTGGTTACTTCGAGGTAGAAAAGGTTTTCCTCAAAAGAAATCTTGGCGTGCTCACTATGGATTGGATGAGCTTTACGTTCATCTTCATTTTTAAGCTCAGGTAGATGCCATTTAACGGTTGTTTCGTTGGATCCAATCAGTCCACCACAAGCTTGAAAAAAGCATTGAGCCTTTGCTTCGAGCTCAATGTTATGGTTACTAATAACACAAAGCGTGAGTGTTTTTTCTGGATTAATTTCGGCCATCCTTATGCTCTCAGTAACAAAAAAATTTATCCGCCAACAAGCACCATCGGGCTTCCTGGACTAACAATTAGACCGCCATGTCCATTTTGACTGGTCATTTTTGCAACGGGTAACCCTCCAGCCAAAACCATCGTGCTACCCATTGCAATTAGATCGGGAGGTCCAACGCAGACGCACATAGATGTCGCTGTAGCCACAGGTAAGCCGCCAGCTAAAACCGTAACGCATGGTTGAGCAATGGGTCCACCAACATGGGGAACTACAACGGTAACCATAGGACAGACATGCATTGATGTGATGCATGCGATAGGCAGTGACATTGCAACCCCTTTTTTCCCAATGAATGTAGTTAATTCCTCAGCACGTACTATAGGCCAGTATTAATCGACTGCACAAACCGTTGGTAAGTAAAAGCTGCCAGCTTGGCGATGTAACGGTTAGTTGTGTTTGTTATTTTTAGTGTGGATTGTTTTTTATTTCATCCGGTTGCCCCTTATTGTGACTACTTGTATTTTTTTTTCCGCTAGATTGAATCCTTTTTTTTGTTCCTTACTAATAAACTTTCGATTATTTTGCACTCTAATAGATTTGCTGCTAATGCTAATTGTACTTAGCTAGTGAATACGCGTGCTAAACAGCTCGTGCTTAGCAAATGTGACAGACTGAAATTAAAAAGGTGAGCTTACCTGTGTTGGATATTACAAAATTACTTGAGCCAATCAGTGATGAGACCCCTTGCGGTGAGGATCTCGAATATGATCCGAAATTTATGGAGCTGTTTCAGATTGCTGAAGAAAAAAATGAGCAGCAGTTTGGCGACACTATTATTGAAGCAGAAGAAGTTGACTGGAAGTCGATAAAAAAAATTGCGACTGATTTAACTAAAAAAACAAAAGATCTTCGAGTTTTGATTTTGTTAGCAAAATCCTCTCTGAAACAAGATGGTTTTGGTTCTTTTTCTGAAGCTTTGTCTTTGATAGCACAACTTATAGAAAATAGTTGGGATGGAATTCACCCTGAGTTAGATCCGGATGATGATAATGACCCTACTATGCGAATCAATATTCTTACGGAACTTGTTAGTCCTAAGAATTTTCTCAAAGAAATTCGTTTTGCTCCAATGGTATCTTCAAAGGCTCTAGGCCGATTTTGCTATGAACAAATTGCAGTTTCGAGTGGGATTATTGAGGGTGATGATAAATATAACGTTGACGGAAAGACTTTAGATGCTGCATTTCAAGATAGTGATCCCGAAACAATAAAAAAAGATGCGGATGCAGTTTCATTTGGAATAGAAGCATTAAAGAAATTAGAAAATACGGTTTCTGAAAAAGTTGGAGTTGTAAATGGTGTAAACCTTGATCCTCTTTGCAAGCTTATGGAAAAGGTTCATGCAGAATTTATTAAAAAATTGGAATTTCTCGGAGTTTTCAATGATGACGCTGCTAGTGAGGGGGATGTTGAGGTTGCTTCGGGTGCGGTAAGTAGCCCAGGAGCTCAGGCGAATGGGTCCAGCTTTACTGGTGATATCACCTCTCGTGAGGATGTAGTACGTGCGATAGATAGTATTTGCCTTTATTACCAGAAATTTGAACCCTCCAGTCCGATTCCAATCCTAATTAGGCGATGTCGCAACTTAGTATCGAAAAGCTTTTTACAAATTCTAGAGGACCTTGTTCCAGATGGTATCAGAGCAGTAGGTGTGATTGCAGGTACGACTGACGAAGTTCCACAGATAACTCCATCATCAACGTCTAGGCCTGCAGCAGCGACTAATACAGCACCAATTGAAAAGAGTGCTTATAATGAAATGGTTGAAGTGGTTGATGACTAATTCTAAAATTAGAATTTTTAAGTTTGGAACTGCTTCACATAAGTTGAATTAGCTAGTAATTATTTTTTGAAAATTGTCTATTATGACAAGCAGCGAATAAGACAGAGGATTTGCTCAATGGGCAGCAGCCAGAAATTTATCGGAAGAAATCGAGCTCCTAGAGTTCAGATTGAATATGACGTTGAAGTTTATGGAGCCGAAAAAAAAGTTCAACTTCCTTTTGTTATGGGAGTAATGGCGGATCTTTCAGGGCAGCCATCTGAGAGCTTACCTCCAGTCGGTGATCGGAAATTTCTTGAGATTGATGTAGATAATTTTGACGAGCGAATGAAAGCGATGAAGCCGAGAGCGGCTATGAGGGTTGAGAATACATTAACTGGCGAAGGCGAGTTGAATGTGGATTTAACTTTTGAATCGATGGATGATTTTTCGCCAGCAGCTATTGCAAGAAATGTTGAGCCGCTTCGAAAATTACTAGAAGCACGTCAGCAACTATCTAATTTAGTTACTTACATGGATGGTAAAGAAGGGGCAGAAGAGTTAATAGCCAAGGCAATTAATGACCCAGCTTTGCTGCAATCTCTGGCTTCAGCGCCAAAGCCTGATGATGCTGAATAAAGAAATTTGAGGAAGAAAAAAATGGCTGAAGAGTTAGAAGGACAGCAATCGCAATCAGAGACCATTGAAGTTGACGAGTTTACTTCGCTATTAACTAAAGAGTTTAAGCCTAAATCAGACAAGTCAAAAGAAGCGGTAGAGATAGCAGTTAAAACTTTAGCAGAACAGGTGCTTGCTGATTCGAGTGTTGTTTCTGGTGATGTGATTTCTTCGATTGAAAGTATTATTGCTGAATTAGATAAAAAATTATCGGATCAAGTTAATCAAATCATTCACCATGAAAATTTTCAGAAAGTCGAAAGTGCATGGCGTGGTTTGCACTATTTGATTAATAATACTGAAACAGATGAAATGCTGAAAGTTCGTGTAATGAATATCAGTAAAAAAGAACTGCATAAAACACTTAAAAAATATAAAGGAACGGCTTGGGATCAAAGTCCTCTTTTCAAAAAAATGTATGAACAGGAATACGGACAGTTTGGTGGTGAACCATACGGTTGTTTGGTAGGTGATTACCATTTTGATCACAGCCCACCTGACGTTGAATTACTTAGTGAAATTGCCAAAATTTCTGCTGCTTCACATGCTCCATTTTTAGCTGGTACAGATCCGAAAGTGATGCAAATGGAATCATGGGATGAATTAGCTAATCCAAGAGATTTAACTAAGATTTTTTCTACGCCTGACTATGCAGCATGGCGGTCATTACGCCAATCTGATGATTCAAAATATCTTGGTCTTACAATGCCCCGCTTTCTAGCAAGATTACCTTATGGATCAGCTACAGACCCAGTCGAAGAGTTTGATTTCGAAGAAATCACTGAAGGTGGTAATCACAGCAAGTATTGCTGGGCTAACTCAGCTTATACCATGGCAGTTAATATTAACCGTTCCTTTAAAGAATATGGTTGGTGTTCAAGAATACGTGGCATCGAATCAGGTGGTGCTGTTGAAGGCTTACCTTCTCATGCATTTCCTACTGATGATGGTGGTATAGATATGAAATGCCCCACTGAGGTTGCAATTAGTGACCGACGTGAAGCTGAATTATCTAAAAATGGTTTCTTACCATTAATTCATAAAAAGAATACAGATTTTGCTGCATTTATCGGTGCGCAATCATTACACGAACCTGCTGTTTATGACGACCCTGATGCAACGGCAAATGCGAATCTTGCAGCAAGATTACCGTATTTATTTGCTACTTGCCGTTTTGCGCATTACCTGAAGTGTATCGTGCGAGACAAAATCGGTTCATTTAAGGATCGTGATGCAATGCAAGCTTGGTTGCAAAAATGGATTTTGCAGTATGTCGACGGTAGTCCAGCATCTTCAAGTGAATCTACTAAGGCTAGAAAACCTCTAGCTGAAGCTGAAGTTATTGTTGAGGCTGATGAAGAAAATCCAGGGTATTATCGCTCAAAATTCTTTTTACGGCCCCATTACCAGTTAGAAGGTTTAACGGTTTCTTTACGATTGGTTTCCAAATTACCATCCGCAAAAAGCTAACTTGATTAACAAGAGGACTTTACAATGGCTTCAATTTTTGAAGAACTGCAGCAAGGCCACCATACAGACTTTATGGAAGTCGATGGTTGGGATAATCAAATTCAAGATGAAGACTTTCCAACAGGATTCAGGTTGTTGAGCTATTCGCACAGTATTGCAAAAACAGGACAAGGCGCACAATTTGCCCCCAAATCTGTTGTAGTACAACGAGGAACTGGTTTTGGGTTTCTGGCTACTGCAGCACTAAATGGTATGAAAATTCCCAGTGCTGTTATTCACTCACGACCTGGTAATGCGGGAACTGCCGAGTCATATACTGCAGAACTTACAGGTGTAATTATAAGAATCGGATCTATCGGAATGTATCCTGGCTCTGTAGTTGAATATGACAGCGTGACAA
It contains:
- the tssM gene encoding type VI secretion system membrane subunit TssM, which codes for MIKQFFQRMIGFLKQRIIISVLGLFMFGAIVWFGGPLISIGGSTPLGSVTARLVVIFVFVLIWLLYIIWKMARQKKQDQEIEQGLMQQPAPTNDKKSISDDEVSVLKERFSEGIAVLKKHSRKGGKSLVDLPLYIIIGPPGSGKTTSLASSGLNFPLAEETGQQSIRGIGGTRNCDWWFTDDAVLLDTAGRYVTQDSNSEADSAAWKGFLTLLKKHRRRRPVNGVMVSLSLADLMQSDEANLNRHVNSIRTRIKELYEHFGIRFPVYVLLTKCDLVAGFTEFFDDLGQEDREQVLGLTLPMEEGTETSPVEHFQKSFDQLMERLNSRMLNRLNQERSMHRRGLVFNFPNQMDTLRIRLEPFLRAVFAANKFQETAMLRGVYFTSGTQEGTPISRMMGSMARSMGLEQQETRSQDVPERSYFITNLFRRVIFPEASLVGSNAKVERRRAQLQKGSYIATAATIVLSIGFWIMSYGNNGDYVQQVGNEVLDLETQVDRLRPEQSKLTATLPMLNKARNLSSGYANLDHDVPFSRGLGLAQDTKLGEAASDAYVRLLKSAFLPRLSLQVEQILKTPSLRSDQQYEALKTYLTLNSDENYDGESLARFLEQSWKQGIPREYSREQQQILNQHVAALAANGPLKLNIEQDDKLIDNVRKVQQQVPLAERAFSRIQLTPEALALPEFNVEELIGADAQLIFSRDSGEPITKGIPGIFTRDGYHNYFKDAALPLLENLANEEWILGQKTNVDPDQLNAMVEQMEQLYFQEFTRQWRTYLNDLAIKKFSNLPQAVVALQLISESPSPIQKLVTAVKEQTLLDEEALSFKDNPDQFKLSQRLRPELAFASTYKLLEAPAEGEAAPIAAVLAQVGELHAYMNGMLIAADQGVAAMAVARETNAGSNIIARLKLQSANQPLPVSRLLGQLAGSSLNLVLFNVNSYLNNQWANDVRPFCEQGIDGRYPLDRTSERNITLVDFGRFFSPSGILSTFFDENLKDFVDTTKDPWRWRTIKGASSPLDAKSLRMFQNAEAIRTGFFSQGGESPAVRFTITPVVMDSTITRFLLNIEGQRVVYRNGPIRPNKLVWPGPDQDQEVRFDMAPTPAGKRSGRSTTGPWAWFRLLDKSNLRKTRRAESFAMTFRVGSRKAVFTMNASSIVNPFQLQALNEFSCLDRL
- the icmH gene encoding type IVB secretion system protein IcmH/DotU — encoded protein: MTSDENNNPDSSLLKPTPGGGQATNSSNGNFQQQPLRATSSLPTQDGDDIQIAEISVNPLVAAAAPLLTLSYQIRATVQHSNVPQLQGQTIQQIKQFEEAAKAKNCPPEQILTARYCMCTLIDEAVLSTPWGSSSNWPLQTLLSSFHNEASGGEKFFLILDRLQQDPRTNLHLLELLFSCISFGFEGKYRVLPRGLEQLTILREQLFQSVRKQRGEFEKELSPQWKGNTDSGSQLTKYIPLWVVGVAGGGVLLLLYTIFGFLAGSNSDPLVNQLSLVGRNLPPPVIQRSSGLPSSSALIDIIQSGLGDLLDKKQLSVKQVNGQVRLLIPSAEVFNGESAEIDGAQVPWLLDLANMMKSLPGNLLVAAHTSASDKVSNPKDMLALSESQAIALQQLFIKVTGQNERFSSLGLADEEPLASSNTADGRHLNQRIEIRILPE
- the tssK gene encoding type VI secretion system baseplate subunit TssK, whose translation is MSWNNKVAWLEGTFLRPQHFQQQDRFLEAFIEGRVKNLRAYSWGFSSFSLDQRQLEMGKIAITEAIGVFPDGTVFRIPEDHEPPSPIEITENTRDQEVYLCLPFRKPGISEIDVADDHSAVMARYKAKIVEARDNTANSTRMADIQVGSLKTSLMLENQQKDDFNCLPICKIIERKADESISLEKSFIPTAIHCQASEVLVSQLSELNGLLTQRANALAARVSGSGRGGTAEIADFLFLQVVNRSLPVIRHLQQLPAVHPEEFYRFLISLIGELSSFAAGNKMTPELPAYKHNKLSDCFSEVSAILRDQLSMVMEQTAVSIKIQEKRFGIKVGTIADLSLLDSASFVLAVKADISAEDIRRRIPLQIKIGSVEQIRELVNVQLPGIPISPLPVAPRQIPYHSGFVYFELDKNNDFWQGLKASGNCAMHLGGEFPGLEMEFWAIRG
- the tssJ gene encoding type VI secretion system lipoprotein TssJ; the protein is MFRQFSLTLILAVTLLTGCGDSYVRANISASGDVNPNRSGKPSPIVVQIYHLQAPEEFENQDFFQLIDDGGSSLGGDLLLIEEVELQPGTELDYEAPLNEKTKYIGVVASFRDIQRAKWRDIRPLKDLGGLLSGSFTIKLDKLSVSIGD
- the tagH gene encoding type VI secretion system-associated FHA domain protein TagH, which codes for MAEINPEKTLTLCVISNHNIELEAKAQCFFQACGGLIGSNETTVKWHLPELKNEDERKAHPIHSEHAKISFEENLFYLEVTNNLSTIKRTDVLMEQHDEIAFGDKVELRNGDYLSIGPYQALAAIHDETLETMVAKLDERKAEAKKMTDEANKLIAEAEKQFEEVHEMEDKPESELPTEPVIPETPEVEETVVPTIPENTHHLDGEAPKSLDPLELLGISDNSAAAEPFSTPEPNISEQFQAESISPLSQPIQGGGFIPEDWHNLDDDGLGDEPFAVETPSAEASIPEQIQPASAIPLAAPQQAAPVAQSGDFNLLACRRIFELAGLDVNLVSMLEPEHALKSIALLLKSSLQGLLDNLSAMDQLQKQLRMQQATNQSNIFSQSLDGSDALFNLLIKKTNQTPELAINESSLNLATHQKILPEAMQLAFSEYIKSQSPDVLEKEFEKTAKSNITDLALGKKRRYWDSYKAYYTQLSKDGTEAFQNHFAEAFNRAYDDLARRNK
- a CDS encoding PAAR domain-containing protein, producing MSLPIACITSMHVCPMVTVVVPHVGGPIAQPCVTVLAGGLPVATATSMCVCVGPPDLIAMGSTMVLAGGLPVAKMTSQNGHGGLIVSPGSPMVLVGG
- the tssA gene encoding type VI secretion system protein TssA, whose protein sequence is MLDITKLLEPISDETPCGEDLEYDPKFMELFQIAEEKNEQQFGDTIIEAEEVDWKSIKKIATDLTKKTKDLRVLILLAKSSLKQDGFGSFSEALSLIAQLIENSWDGIHPELDPDDDNDPTMRINILTELVSPKNFLKEIRFAPMVSSKALGRFCYEQIAVSSGIIEGDDKYNVDGKTLDAAFQDSDPETIKKDADAVSFGIEALKKLENTVSEKVGVVNGVNLDPLCKLMEKVHAEFIKKLEFLGVFNDDAASEGDVEVASGAVSSPGAQANGSSFTGDITSREDVVRAIDSICLYYQKFEPSSPIPILIRRCRNLVSKSFLQILEDLVPDGIRAVGVIAGTTDEVPQITPSSTSRPAAATNTAPIEKSAYNEMVEVVDD
- the tssB gene encoding type VI secretion system contractile sheath small subunit, whose amino-acid sequence is MGSSQKFIGRNRAPRVQIEYDVEVYGAEKKVQLPFVMGVMADLSGQPSESLPPVGDRKFLEIDVDNFDERMKAMKPRAAMRVENTLTGEGELNVDLTFESMDDFSPAAIARNVEPLRKLLEARQQLSNLVTYMDGKEGAEELIAKAINDPALLQSLASAPKPDDAE
- the tssC gene encoding type VI secretion system contractile sheath large subunit, producing the protein MAEELEGQQSQSETIEVDEFTSLLTKEFKPKSDKSKEAVEIAVKTLAEQVLADSSVVSGDVISSIESIIAELDKKLSDQVNQIIHHENFQKVESAWRGLHYLINNTETDEMLKVRVMNISKKELHKTLKKYKGTAWDQSPLFKKMYEQEYGQFGGEPYGCLVGDYHFDHSPPDVELLSEIAKISAASHAPFLAGTDPKVMQMESWDELANPRDLTKIFSTPDYAAWRSLRQSDDSKYLGLTMPRFLARLPYGSATDPVEEFDFEEITEGGNHSKYCWANSAYTMAVNINRSFKEYGWCSRIRGIESGGAVEGLPSHAFPTDDGGIDMKCPTEVAISDRREAELSKNGFLPLIHKKNTDFAAFIGAQSLHEPAVYDDPDATANANLAARLPYLFATCRFAHYLKCIVRDKIGSFKDRDAMQAWLQKWILQYVDGSPASSSESTKARKPLAEAEVIVEADEENPGYYRSKFFLRPHYQLEGLTVSLRLVSKLPSAKS